The Alphaproteobacteria bacterium genome has a segment encoding these proteins:
- the rpsD gene encoding 30S ribosomal protein S4 translates to MKRKQRKFRLSRRIGQPLWGQAKDPSNDRNYGPGQHGVRRGVLSGYGEQLRAMQKFKIYYGLKEKALSRLYKMAVRLKGDSSEHLIGLLETRLASFVYRSKLAPTIFSANQFVVHKHVKVNGRICNCPSRLLKVGDKVELVTKAHQIPAVIQAIADNSRDVPEYIRVDHGHFAAELVSVPHLDDVPYPVVMQPNLVVEYYSQ, encoded by the coding sequence ATTAAACGTAAGCAACGTAAATTCAGGCTTTCTCGCCGTATCGGCCAACCTCTTTGGGGTCAAGCAAAAGATCCATCTAACGACCGTAATTATGGTCCAGGTCAACATGGTGTACGCCGTGGCGTATTATCAGGTTACGGAGAGCAGCTTCGCGCCATGCAGAAATTTAAAATCTATTATGGTTTAAAAGAAAAAGCACTTAGCCGTCTTTATAAAATGGCTGTGCGTCTGAAAGGAGACTCTTCTGAGCATCTAATCGGGCTGTTAGAAACCCGTTTGGCTTCGTTCGTGTATCGTTCTAAACTGGCTCCTACTATTTTCTCGGCAAATCAGTTTGTGGTTCACAAGCATGTTAAAGTGAATGGCCGCATCTGTAACTGCCCTAGCCGTTTGCTTAAAGTAGGCGATAAAGTAGAGCTGGTGACCAAAGCGCATCAGATTCCTGCCGTTATCCAGGCAATTGCTGATAACAGCCGCGATGTACCAGAATATATCCGCGTTGATCATGGCCATTTTGCTGCTGAACTTGTCAGCGTACCTCATCTGGATGATGTTCCTTACCCGGTGGTTATGCAACCGAACCTGGTGGTAGAGTATTATTCTCAGTAG
- the gmk gene encoding guanylate kinase, translating to MLTPSLHRRGFMCVLSSPSGAGKTTLSKLLLQQDDHLEMSVSATTRTMRPGEENGTDYYFISQEEFIKKREAGDFLEYAEVFGHHYGTPKDKVAAVIKDGRDILFDIDWQGTLQLATQAPEDVVSIFILPPSLKELERRLHYRAQDNEAIIQTRMSKAASEISHWNSYDYVLVNKDLDETLHLIQVIIQAERVKRKRQQGLTDFVQKLLNS from the coding sequence ATGTTAACCCCCTCTTTGCATCGCCGTGGTTTTATGTGTGTCTTATCTTCGCCATCTGGTGCGGGGAAAACCACGTTATCCAAACTTCTACTTCAGCAGGATGATCATCTGGAAATGTCGGTTTCGGCCACGACTCGTACCATGCGTCCTGGTGAAGAAAACGGCACCGATTATTATTTTATCAGCCAGGAAGAGTTTATTAAAAAACGTGAAGCGGGTGATTTTTTAGAATATGCCGAAGTGTTTGGTCATCATTATGGTACCCCCAAAGATAAAGTAGCGGCGGTGATTAAAGATGGCCGTGATATTTTATTTGATATAGACTGGCAGGGAACATTGCAGCTTGCTACCCAGGCACCGGAGGATGTTGTAAGTATCTTCATCCTGCCCCCGTCTCTTAAAGAATTAGAACGCCGCCTGCACTATCGTGCCCAGGATAATGAAGCGATTATTCAAACACGGATGAGCAAGGCAGCCAGTGAAATAAGCCACTGGAATAGTTATGATTATGTGTTGGTCAATAAGGACCTTGACGAAACCCTGCATTTAATCCAGGTGATTATCCAGGCAGAGCGCGTTAAGCGCAAACGGCAACAGGGGCTTACGGATTTTGTGCAGAAATTGCTGAATTCCTAG
- the leuD gene encoding 3-isopropylmalate dehydratase small subunit: MQAFTTHSGIAAPLPLVNIDTDMLISKEHLKTIKRTGLGIHLFGEMRYLDNGDENPNFVLNQDAFRKASILVAGDNFGCGSSREHAPWALLDFGIRSIIAPSFADIFYNNCFKNGILPIALPEANVKELMHDSTAHPGNYFTIDLDKQTVISPSGKSFSFDIDAFRKHCLINGLDDIGLTLQKADEINAYEAKYSQISPWLFNSESK, from the coding sequence ATGCAGGCTTTTACCACCCATTCGGGGATTGCGGCCCCTTTACCGTTGGTTAATATCGACACGGATATGTTAATTTCTAAAGAGCACTTAAAAACCATTAAGCGCACAGGTCTTGGTATTCATTTATTTGGTGAAATGCGCTACCTGGACAATGGTGACGAAAATCCAAATTTTGTGTTGAATCAAGATGCATTCCGTAAAGCCAGCATCCTGGTGGCTGGTGATAATTTTGGATGTGGTTCCAGCCGTGAGCATGCGCCGTGGGCTTTGCTTGACTTTGGCATACGTTCTATTATTGCTCCAAGCTTTGCTGATATTTTTTATAATAATTGCTTCAAAAACGGTATCCTGCCGATTGCTTTGCCAGAAGCAAATGTCAAAGAATTGATGCACGATAGCACCGCCCATCCTGGCAACTATTTTACCATTGATTTGGATAAACAAACGGTGATCAGCCCCAGCGGCAAATCGTTTTCATTCGATATCGATGCGTTTCGTAAACATTGCCTGATTAATGGCCTTGATGATATTGGACTTACCTTGCAGAAAGCAGATGAAATTAATGCGTATGAAGCTAAATACAGCCAGATCAGCCCATGGTTGTTTAACTCTGAATCGAAATAA
- the leuB gene encoding 3-isopropylmalate dehydrogenase produces the protein MARKSIFILSGDGIGPEVTAQAIKILDWFSSHGNVSFDISHGLIGGAAIDATGTPLPDATLEQALAADSVLLGAVGGPKWDTIERSIRPERGLLGIRKGMGLFANLRPAVVFEELADASTLKHDVVAGLDIMIVRELTGDVYFGQPRGIQTAPDGSRVGINTMIYHDYEVQRIAKVAFELARKRKNNVCSVDKANVLESTEMWRQEVQKLHDLEYTDIHLSHMYVDNAAMQLVRNPKQFDVIVTGNIFGDILSDCAAMLTGSLGMLPSASLGARQGDKQPSLYEPVHGSAPDIAGKDMANPIATILSLSMMLRYSFDMTNEADKLEAAVKKVLSQGLRTGDIMQPGMEKIGTNAMGNAILKALND, from the coding sequence ATGGCTCGTAAATCAATTTTTATCTTAAGCGGCGATGGTATTGGTCCCGAAGTCACAGCTCAGGCAATCAAGATACTCGACTGGTTCAGCAGTCACGGCAATGTCTCTTTTGATATCAGCCACGGCCTGATCGGCGGTGCGGCCATTGATGCCACAGGGACTCCCCTGCCCGATGCCACATTGGAGCAGGCTCTAGCTGCCGATTCTGTGTTGCTCGGTGCTGTTGGTGGTCCTAAATGGGACACGATTGAACGCAGTATCCGCCCTGAGCGAGGCCTACTGGGTATTCGCAAAGGCATGGGATTATTTGCCAATTTGCGCCCTGCTGTGGTATTTGAAGAATTAGCAGATGCTTCAACGTTAAAACATGACGTCGTCGCCGGGTTGGATATCATGATCGTGCGTGAACTTACCGGTGATGTCTATTTTGGCCAGCCACGCGGCATTCAGACCGCACCTGATGGATCAAGAGTTGGTATTAACACGATGATTTATCATGATTATGAAGTGCAACGCATTGCCAAAGTTGCTTTTGAGCTTGCACGTAAACGTAAGAACAACGTGTGCTCTGTAGACAAAGCGAACGTATTGGAATCAACCGAAATGTGGCGACAGGAAGTTCAGAAACTTCATGATTTGGAGTATACCGATATTCATCTATCACACATGTATGTCGATAATGCCGCCATGCAATTAGTGCGCAACCCTAAACAATTTGATGTGATTGTTACCGGCAATATCTTCGGCGATATACTTTCCGACTGCGCAGCAATGCTTACCGGGTCTCTGGGAATGCTGCCTTCGGCATCACTGGGAGCCAGACAGGGCGATAAGCAACCGTCGCTTTACGAACCGGTTCATGGCAGCGCTCCAGATATAGCAGGTAAGGATATGGCCAATCCCATTGCTACCATTTTAAGCCTAAGCATGATGCTGCGTTATTCCTTTGATATGACCAACGAAGCCGATAAACTAGAAGCAGCGGTTAAAAAGGTACTTTCGCAAGGTTTACGCACGGGTGACATTATGCAGCCGGGCATGGAGAAAATTGGTACCAATGCGATGGGTAACGCAATCCTAAAAGCACTTAACGACTAG
- a CDS encoding ferredoxin family protein: MTYVVTDACIRCKYTDCVSVCPVDCFYEGENMLVINPDECIDCGVCEPECPIDAIKTDDVAGIEWLELNREYSQKWPNISTQKEPMEGADEASKEQDKKAKYFNPQAGSGN, encoded by the coding sequence ATGACATACGTAGTAACTGATGCCTGCATCCGCTGCAAATACACTGATTGCGTGTCTGTCTGCCCGGTAGATTGTTTTTATGAGGGCGAAAACATGTTGGTTATTAACCCAGATGAATGTATTGATTGCGGAGTTTGCGAACCTGAATGCCCTATCGATGCCATTAAAACAGATGATGTTGCTGGTATTGAATGGCTGGAGCTTAATCGTGAATATTCACAAAAATGGCCTAATATTTCAACTCAAAAAGAACCAATGGAAGGGGCAGATGAGGCGAGTAAAGAACAAGATAAAAAAGCAAAATATTTTAACCCTCAAGCTGGATCCGGCAATTAA
- a CDS encoding folate-binding protein YgfZ yields the protein MPLNDGSFIVLNDRSVIAISGTDAPQFLQGIITNDIHKVSPTQTIYAAFLTPQGKFLADFFILKHQQGFLVDIHHSLVTSLIKRFTMYRLRANVVIEDVSSQYKVLCLPGTVLSDLKQQHLGFTTTLPVSHAIAYIDPRDARLGTRVMVCEALLPPLMDGSNADEYDQLRISLKIPEGVKDIIPETSFPLDYGLKELHAIDFKKGCYVGQEVTARTEYKGKVKKHIVAITGEASLPAVGEVILDEAVPIGVMGSSYGKDGLALVKEENSLTQAVTHAGQKLSINS from the coding sequence ATGCCGCTAAACGATGGTTCATTTATTGTCTTAAATGATCGATCTGTTATAGCCATTTCCGGTACTGATGCCCCTCAGTTTCTTCAGGGTATTATCACCAACGATATTCATAAAGTATCGCCAACTCAAACCATCTACGCGGCGTTTTTAACGCCGCAGGGAAAATTTCTTGCTGATTTTTTTATTCTCAAGCATCAGCAGGGTTTTTTAGTTGATATCCATCATTCATTGGTTACTTCACTGATTAAACGCTTCACTATGTATAGGCTGCGCGCCAATGTGGTGATAGAGGATGTCTCCAGCCAATATAAGGTTCTATGTCTGCCTGGAACGGTTTTGTCAGACCTTAAGCAGCAGCATTTAGGATTTACGACCACGCTGCCTGTTTCCCACGCGATTGCCTATATTGATCCCAGGGATGCTCGGTTAGGCACGCGGGTGATGGTTTGCGAAGCACTTCTGCCCCCCCTTATGGATGGGTCTAATGCAGACGAATATGACCAGCTGCGCATTTCCCTAAAAATTCCCGAAGGCGTCAAAGACATTATCCCCGAAACTTCCTTTCCCCTGGATTATGGACTTAAAGAATTGCATGCCATTGATTTTAAGAAAGGGTGTTATGTGGGGCAAGAGGTTACGGCGCGGACGGAATATAAGGGAAAGGTCAAAAAACATATTGTCGCAATCACCGGAGAAGCCTCCCTTCCGGCTGTAGGCGAGGTGATTTTAGATGAGGCTGTGCCCATTGGGGTGATGGGGTCTTCGTATGGAAAGGACGGATTGGCTTTAGTTAAAGAAGAAAATAGTCTTACTCAAGCAGTGACACATGCGGGCCAAAAACTCTCGATTAACTCGTGA
- a CDS encoding helix-turn-helix domain-containing protein: MCTVYRELKRNEAPPGQYWPDTAHRLAAGRRCRQARLDKDIKLQECVMEHMQNHFWTPEQIAGYLKHGQTELKSICHETIYHWIYQGSRRKEKIWKFLPRHKAKRGLRKSKGAGASRIPNRVSIH; this comes from the coding sequence GTGTGTACCGTTTATCGGGAGCTAAAGCGCAATGAAGCCCCTCCGGGTCAATATTGGCCGGATACGGCGCATCGCCTGGCAGCTGGCCGCCGTTGCCGTCAAGCACGACTCGACAAGGATATCAAGCTCCAGGAATGTGTTATGGAACACATGCAGAACCATTTCTGGACACCTGAGCAAATCGCCGGGTATCTTAAGCATGGTCAAACTGAACTAAAATCCATTTGTCACGAAACCATCTACCACTGGATTTATCAGGGTTCCAGACGAAAAGAAAAAATCTGGAAGTTCCTGCCACGGCATAAAGCAAAGCGGGGACTAAGGAAATCTAAAGGCGCTGGTGCTTCACGTATACCAAACAGAGTCTCTATCCATTGA
- a CDS encoding squalene/phytoene synthase family protein, with protein sequence MNNISLSNTSMNSLRRDHFGRYVCCLFAQPSQREWLVQFFIWVEEMDEIKYKVSEPMLGHIRIQWWREAIDATYQGNSPDHPFLAMLAKQKKIGTLPQAAFETFLSACEQEMDGFVPDNLAELEQFIANKYSSILALAAALLGNFEQSTQQAIHHMALAYGHLDLLLKAPMMARKQCIMLPRDLLTEAEINADEAPLAENKRIVKEITLFLINRAKAQLSQARSYRKYSDPAALPILFHGCLVDDSIRLMKKYGYSTYSIYPRSLGVFTYMKLYLNGLVKRY encoded by the coding sequence ATGAATAATATATCGCTATCCAATACCAGTATGAATAGTTTGAGGCGCGATCATTTCGGCCGTTATGTTTGTTGTTTATTTGCCCAACCGTCGCAACGCGAGTGGCTGGTGCAGTTTTTTATATGGGTAGAGGAGATGGATGAAATCAAGTATAAGGTTTCTGAACCGATGCTTGGGCATATCCGTATTCAATGGTGGCGTGAAGCCATCGATGCCACGTATCAGGGGAATAGCCCTGATCATCCTTTTCTTGCCATGCTGGCAAAGCAGAAAAAAATAGGTACATTGCCACAGGCTGCATTTGAAACATTCTTAAGTGCCTGTGAGCAGGAAATGGATGGTTTTGTGCCCGATAATTTGGCGGAGCTGGAACAATTTATAGCCAACAAATATAGCAGCATATTGGCTCTTGCGGCGGCACTCTTAGGAAATTTTGAACAATCAACCCAGCAGGCGATACATCACATGGCTCTTGCTTATGGCCACCTGGATCTATTATTAAAAGCACCAATGATGGCACGTAAACAGTGCATCATGCTGCCCAGAGACTTATTAACAGAAGCAGAAATTAATGCCGATGAAGCTCCGCTTGCTGAAAATAAACGCATTGTTAAAGAAATCACCCTCTTCTTGATTAACCGTGCTAAAGCCCAGTTATCTCAAGCTCGCAGTTACAGGAAATACAGTGATCCAGCTGCGCTTCCCATCTTGTTTCATGGCTGTCTTGTTGATGATTCTATCAGGCTTATGAAGAAATACGGTTACTCAACCTATTCTATTTACCCACGGTCATTAGGGGTATTCACCTATATGAAGCTGTATCTGAATGGCTTGGTTAAGCGTTATTAA
- a CDS encoding alpha/beta hydrolase: MDQTSSVSCYQFHRNSKLAQTSSIAKINTNDGHVLAYSRVEGQSPKPTVLFLGGFMSDMNGTKAQALHQWAQTNNRSFIRFDYVGHGASSGKFTDGTIGLWLANVLTIFDQLTAGPVIVVGSSMGGWLMLLLALQRSERVQALVGIASAPDFTELLMWDLMDEPIKQELTSKGIYTLKSEYGESPYPISWKLIEEGRNHVLLHKPIALQCPVRLIHGMKDNDVPYQLSLQLSHDLESTDVRTILCKQGDHRMSSAEDIQLLIETIESL, translated from the coding sequence ATAGATCAAACCTCTAGCGTATCATGTTATCAATTCCATAGGAATAGCAAATTGGCACAGACTTCAAGCATCGCTAAAATTAATACCAACGATGGCCACGTCCTGGCTTATAGCCGTGTTGAAGGACAATCACCCAAGCCAACTGTCCTTTTTTTGGGTGGCTTTATGTCGGATATGAATGGCACCAAAGCCCAGGCGCTCCATCAATGGGCGCAAACCAATAACCGTTCGTTTATCCGCTTTGATTATGTGGGGCACGGTGCATCATCAGGTAAATTCACCGATGGCACGATTGGTCTGTGGCTTGCGAATGTGCTGACCATCTTTGATCAGTTAACGGCTGGACCGGTCATTGTCGTTGGCTCAAGCATGGGAGGGTGGCTGATGTTATTGCTTGCCTTACAGCGCAGCGAGCGTGTGCAAGCATTGGTTGGTATTGCTTCAGCTCCTGATTTTACCGAATTGCTTATGTGGGATTTGATGGATGAGCCAATCAAACAGGAACTTACTTCCAAAGGAATATATACACTGAAATCAGAATATGGCGAAAGCCCTTATCCGATTAGCTGGAAATTGATAGAGGAGGGGCGCAATCATGTTTTATTGCATAAGCCTATTGCCTTGCAATGCCCAGTGCGCCTGATACACGGCATGAAAGACAATGATGTGCCCTATCAACTTTCGTTACAGTTAAGCCATGATTTAGAATCCACGGATGTGCGGACCATCTTATGCAAGCAAGGTGACCACCGCATGTCATCGGCCGAAGATATACAACTTCTTATAGAAACAATCGAGTCACTATGA
- a CDS encoding glycosyltransferase family 4 protein produces MMSIENQGLATKNPVLLQVLPALESGGVERGTIDIALAAARAGFKSIVVSQGGKLETWLKGERVYHIKLPLISKNPINIYRNITRLAKIIKEHKVDIVHARSRGPAWSAYYAAHRENVHFLTTFHGTYSIDSDLKQRYNAIMTKGEKVIAVSEFIADHIRQHYNVDNTNIRVIHRGVDLQHFDPESVQPSRLISLVRDWKIPEDRPIIMLPARLSHWKGQTLLLEALCEIPKDKYHCVFVGDDQGLHSEYTHDLAYFIDKYGLAGSVHFAGSTLDMPAAYMLAEVVVSPSLEPEAFGRVATEAQAMGRLLIASNHGGAKETVKHGETGWLVEPGNARALADAIRHALTLTDAQRKAMSRVSREHIRQHFGLDTMVNKTLSVYQELLVPSAMAVQDVEQYA; encoded by the coding sequence ATGATGTCAATAGAGAATCAAGGGTTAGCCACAAAAAATCCTGTTTTATTACAGGTTTTGCCTGCGTTGGAGTCCGGTGGGGTAGAACGTGGAACCATTGATATTGCGCTTGCTGCTGCACGCGCTGGATTTAAGTCAATCGTGGTTTCGCAAGGCGGTAAATTGGAAACCTGGCTCAAAGGCGAGCGCGTCTATCATATTAAGCTACCGCTTATTTCTAAGAATCCCATTAATATCTACCGCAACATCACCCGCCTTGCCAAAATTATCAAAGAACATAAGGTTGATATTGTCCACGCACGCTCACGCGGTCCTGCCTGGAGTGCTTATTATGCGGCTCACCGTGAAAATGTCCATTTTCTAACCACCTTCCACGGCACGTACTCAATTGATAGTGATTTAAAACAACGTTATAACGCCATCATGACGAAGGGCGAAAAGGTCATTGCTGTTTCCGAATTTATTGCCGACCACATACGTCAACATTATAATGTCGACAATACCAACATCCGCGTCATTCATCGCGGTGTCGATTTACAGCATTTTGATCCTGAGTCGGTACAACCTTCACGATTAATCTCGTTGGTGCGTGATTGGAAAATTCCAGAAGACAGGCCTATCATCATGCTCCCTGCACGCCTTAGCCATTGGAAAGGCCAGACCTTGCTTTTAGAAGCACTCTGCGAAATTCCAAAAGATAAATACCATTGCGTGTTTGTCGGCGATGATCAAGGGCTTCATTCGGAATACACCCATGATCTGGCCTATTTTATTGATAAATATGGCTTGGCTGGTTCAGTCCATTTTGCCGGAAGTACACTCGACATGCCAGCCGCCTATATGCTAGCGGAGGTGGTTGTAAGCCCTTCCCTTGAACCTGAAGCGTTTGGGAGGGTAGCAACGGAGGCACAGGCTATGGGACGATTGTTAATTGCCTCTAACCATGGTGGAGCCAAAGAAACGGTTAAACATGGTGAAACAGGCTGGTTAGTCGAACCTGGCAATGCCCGTGCCCTTGCTGATGCCATCCGTCACGCCCTCACCTTAACGGATGCCCAGCGTAAAGCCATGAGCCGCGTATCCCGTGAACATATCAGACAACATTTCGGCCTGGATACCATGGTCAACAAAACGCTTTCAGTCTATCAGGAATTACTAGTACCTTCTGCTATGGCCGTGCAAGACGTTGAACAATATGCCTAA